The genomic interval GAACAGGTGGCTTTGTATAACCTGTACGGTATAACGGAGACAACGGTACATGTTACCTGGCACCAGGTTACAGAGGAGGAGATATTAAATGCAAAAGGAAGTTCCTACATCGGTGCGCCATTGCCGGGCGCCTCGGTATATATCATGAACAGGCAACTCCAATTATGCCCCGAGGGCGTTTTCGGAGAGATCTGCGTAGGAGGGGACGGTGTATCGGCCGGGTATTACAACAATCGTGCGCTGACAGATCAGAAGTTCATCAGCCATCACCTCAACGATGAAGGGAAACTGTACCGGAGCGGAGATACCGGCCGCTGGCTGCCGGGTGGTGTGCTGGAGTTCGGGGGCAGGATAGACGACCAGGTCAAGGTACGTGGCTACCGTATAGAACCAGGGGAGATCGTCAGCCGTTTACAGGAACATCCTGCCGTCAGGCAGGCCTGCGTGATCCCTGTGAATGTAACAGGCGCCACATCGCTGGCCGCCTACATTGTATTTACAGGAGAGCCGCTGCCAGTAAAGGAGCTTCGTGCATTTCTGGCTTTGACACTTCCCGCTCATTTTATTCCGCAGTATTTTATTCCGGTTGCTGTATTGCCATTGACAGCCAATGGTAAAGTGGACAAGCGTAAGCTGCCTGCACCGACTGTCACTGCTGCAGTTGCGGAGAGTGATGATGAGATAGAACAATACCTCATATGGCTATGGAGCAGGGAACTGGGACAGCCTGTTTCGCCGCAGGATAACTTTTTTGAATGTGGTGGGCACAGCCTGGTGTCTTTCCGCATTATCAGCGCTGTACAGGCGAAATTCAATGTAAAGCTGCCCGTGATACAGTTGTATCATGACCCCGTGTTGAAAGACTTTGCAGCCTGCATCCGGCAATATATGGCGGGTATGGATCAGCAGGTGGAGGCAGACTATGTGGTATTGAAAGAGGGGCCTGCGGATAAGACATTGTTCTTCTTCCCGCCTGCAGTTGGTTATGCCATAGGTTTCGGTAAACTGGCGGAACTGCTGGAAGGCTACCGGGTCATCGGTATCAACTTTATAGAAGAAGATACCATTGCAAAGATGGCGGCCATCGTGCAGCAACTACAGGCTACGGGACCGCTTGTCTTCTGTGGATTCTCTGCCGGGGGAAGCCTGGGTTACCATGTAGCGCAGGCGCTGGAAAAAGCCGGAAGAAGTGTAAAGGCGCTGGTGTTCCTCGATTCAAGACGTTTCCTGGCAGCCGAACCATTGGAAGAAGCGATGATCAGGCAGATCGCTGCAGATTACCTGGACGATCCGAGAGCAAAAGCGGTGATCAGTTCTCCGGAAATGGCAGATGTAATGCGTCGCCGTATTGAGGCTTCTACCAGGTTTATACATCAGCTGGAAGACAGGGGTATGGTAGATGCCGATATCTTTTATATCAGCTCAGAAGAGAACAGCAACAATGCGGATCGCTGGTCTGCATGGGAGGCGGTGACGAAAGGCAGGGTAGTAGTGTATAAAGGGAAAGGTCCCCATGTATCCATGCTTGACCGAGAACACCTGTCGCAAAACTTGCAGGTATACACGGAGATCCTTCATGAAATATTCCCTTAGCTTTGTTTCTCTATCATATAGTCATTCACTACCAGCACGTCCAGGCCTGTAGTGTAGAACATCCCGATGGCGTCTTCCAGTGAATGCAGGATCGGTTTCCCCATTATATTCAAACTGGTATTGAGTACAATGGGGATGCCTGTAATATCGTAGAACGATTTGATCAGTTTATAGTAAGAAGCATTCCATTCCTTTTTTACTGTTTGTAGTCGCCCGGTATGATTGGCATGAACTACCGCGGGCACTTTACTCTTCACTTCCTTCCTGAAAATGAGCGTGCGCTCCATATAGGGTGTCTCCTCATAGTTCTCAAAATAAGTGTCGCCAAACTCATGTAAGATAGACGGCGCAAAGGGGCGGAATTCTTCCCGGAATTTCACCATGGAATTGATCTTGTTCTTCATGTCCTGGGGCCTTGGATCGGCCAGGATGCTGCGGTTGCCCAGCGAGCGCGGACCGAATTCTGCTCTTCCCTGTACCCAGGCCACCAGTTTTCCCTCGGCCAGTTTGGCCGCTGTTTCCTTATGTATGCTGAGTGGCAGGTGGCGGATATTGCTGACCTTTCCCAATTGCAGCATGCGTTTGATGGCTTCTTCCTGGATGGAGGAACCCAGGTATGGCGTGAAGAAGGATCTGCTGCCCAGTTTGAGGGCGGGATTGTCTTCTTTCAGGGCCAGCATGGCAGCGCCGATGGAATTGCCGTCGTCTGCCGGGGCGGAAGGAACGAATAGTTTACTGAAACCAGTGGTGGAGGTCACCGTTCCGTTAAAGGAGGAATTCAATCCACAGCCACCACCAATGACGAGATTAGGAGAGAGCTTCAGCGCTTCCACATCTTTCAGCATAGCCGTGGTGAGTTCCGCAAAACAGGTCTGTCCTGTATAGGCCAGGTCGGCCGCCGTCCAGGGGTCGCTGTCGGGCGTCCTTTTAAATGCTTCCAGCTCCTTCAGTATCGCGATGATCCGTTCTACAGGAGGATAATGCAGTCGCAGGTTTTCATAGCGGCACAACTCCTTAATGAGCTGATATGCCCCGGGGATGATCTTACCATAAGGCGCCAATCCCATTACTTTCCATTCTTCACCTGTGAACCAGTCAAAGCCGCAGAGGGTAGTGATCATTTCATACAGCCAGCCCAGGCTTTGCGGTCCTTTGTGCAGCCGGACTTCCTTCAGTTTGTCATCCGCATAATGGTAAATGGAAATAGAGCCGCCTTCTCCATATCCGTCTATAACAGCACAGGCGGCATTTTCGTAGGGGCTGGTATAACAGGCATAAGCTGCATGGGCCAGGTGGTGGGAATAGCTCCGGAAGCTTACCCGGCTTTCAGGGAAGTGTTGCTGTAAGGCCAGTAAGATGCCGGTGCCTGCATTCTTCTGGTACTGGTGCTGCAGTTTGAGGATGGTGTAAATGGATGCTTTGGAAAAGATATACCGGGAAGGTAACTGCAGCAGGGGATTCGTCAGGCTTTTCTCCGAAAAGAATCCCAGTCTTTCCAGCCTGTCAAGGAACTGCAGGTAATCCTGGCTCCAGGAAGTAGCCACAACAAATGAAGCGCCTTTCTTACAGTACTTTTTCAGTGTCCGGCCAATGTCAAAATTGTCTGCAGGGCAGCTCAGGCCCCGTTTGTATTGCAATTTCCTTTCTGTCGCTTCTGCGAACAGGACCTCTCCCTGACTGTTCATGATGGCAATAGAAGAGTCGTGGAATGTATTTGAAAGACCGATGTAGTATGTTTCCATTACACTTTATATTCATTTAGGATGTTTGCGATTTCGTCGTCAGAGATCAGGCTGATCTCAGCGATCAGCAGTTCTTCCGGATCCGGGGCAGTTTTATGGCTTGCTGAAAAAAGGCAGCGGGACAATGCCGTGATAGTCGGATACTGGAAGAAGTGGGATATGGGAATGGGAATACCGGTGACGGCCACCAGCTTATTTTTGAGTGTGTTGAGCATCATGGAATCAAAGCCTGTTTCAAAATAGGGCCTGTCTGTTACCAGCGTTTCATCGGGCGCCAGTCCCAATACATCTTTGGCAAGTCCTTTCACCAGTTCCAGCATGCTTTCTTCATCTTCGGGCAATACAGCCGTTTTCAGGGTAGCATCTTCTTCTGATGGGGTCTTATACCATCCGGTAGGGAGATAAGGTTGTAACCAGCCTGGAAATGCCTGTCCGGGGGTAATATGTAAAGCGGCATACACCGCGCCGTTTGCATTGAGCAGTGATTCCATCAGCCTGATGCCTTCCCCGCTTTCAAAAGGCCGTACGCCCAACTCTTCAAAGCGGGCGGCCAGGGCTGCCGCCATACCGGAATGCTTCCAGGGCCCCCAGCAAATGCTGATACACGGTAGCTGTTGCGCTTTGCGCAGCTGGGCCAGTGTATTCAGCAGGTAGTTGGCAGCGCCATAATTCGTTTGTCCGGCGTTGCCCGTCAGGGATACGGTGGAGGAGAACAATACAAAGAAGTCCGGCTGCCATTGCTGACTTAACCGATGCAGTTCCCAGGCATGCTGCACTTTGCCTTCAAATATGGAAGCAAAGCTTTCCGCAGTATGCGATACCAGCAGTTTATCGTTGATGGCGCCGGCGGTGTGAATGATGCCTTTGATGCTGGCAATACCAGCAGCGGCCAGGTGTTGTTGTAAAGATCCACCGGTGTTCATCCTGAGATAGGTAATGCGGCAGCCCTGCTGTTCCCATTGGGAGGAGAGCGTCTCTCTTAAAGGCCCTCTGCCGGTGATCACAATATGCCGGGCGCCTTTCTGTATCAGCCATTGCACGACCAGCGTTCCCAGGCTGCCAAAGCCGCCGGTCACGAGGTAGGTACTGTCTGGCCGAATGGACAGGGATTTTGTTTTTTGAATGAGAGGCTGCTCTTCCAGGACAGGCATGAACCACTGGCCATCCCTGATCACAAATTGTAATCCGGAAGAAGGCAGCTGTTGGCTGAGCAGCGCCAGCGCGGGATCATATTCGCTGGCGCTGACATCTGCAATTTGCAATGCTACATGTTCAAGTTCGTGTTTCAGGGAAATAAAGAATCCCCACAGCATACTGCTCTGCAGGTTGGCAACTGCATGATGCTGGTGTACATTGTTGGTGACAATGATAAATCTTTCACAGGAAGCCAGCCGGATCTTCGCGGTCAGCGCCACAATATGTAAGAGCT from Chitinophaga filiformis carries:
- a CDS encoding carbamoyltransferase — translated: METYYIGLSNTFHDSSIAIMNSQGEVLFAEATERKLQYKRGLSCPADNFDIGRTLKKYCKKGASFVVATSWSQDYLQFLDRLERLGFFSEKSLTNPLLQLPSRYIFSKASIYTILKLQHQYQKNAGTGILLALQQHFPESRVSFRSYSHHLAHAAYACYTSPYENAACAVIDGYGEGGSISIYHYADDKLKEVRLHKGPQSLGWLYEMITTLCGFDWFTGEEWKVMGLAPYGKIIPGAYQLIKELCRYENLRLHYPPVERIIAILKELEAFKRTPDSDPWTAADLAYTGQTCFAELTTAMLKDVEALKLSPNLVIGGGCGLNSSFNGTVTSTTGFSKLFVPSAPADDGNSIGAAMLALKEDNPALKLGSRSFFTPYLGSSIQEEAIKRMLQLGKVSNIRHLPLSIHKETAAKLAEGKLVAWVQGRAEFGPRSLGNRSILADPRPQDMKNKINSMVKFREEFRPFAPSILHEFGDTYFENYEETPYMERTLIFRKEVKSKVPAVVHANHTGRLQTVKKEWNASYYKLIKSFYDITGIPIVLNTSLNIMGKPILHSLEDAIGMFYTTGLDVLVVNDYMIEKQS